A window of Pirellula sp. SH-Sr6A contains these coding sequences:
- a CDS encoding DUF559 domain-containing protein, giving the protein MPRFTVNFWCLEKKLIIEIDGAGYFTEDVLVHDQHRDRFLHGRGYRVLRIPGYAVIREGTQPLTPSPSPRSGARGAEKGGEASSERREQCRTVVLDCFCAKEVVGGARQM; this is encoded by the coding sequence ATTCCACGCTTTACCGTGAATTTCTGGTGCTTGGAGAAGAAACTCATTATTGAGATCGATGGCGCCGGTTACTTCACCGAGGATGTGTTAGTGCATGATCAGCATCGCGATCGATTCCTGCATGGGCGGGGGTATAGAGTCCTTCGTATACCAGGTTATGCGGTGATTCGGGAAGGTACCCAACCCCTCACCCCCAGCCCCTCTCCCCGAAGCGGGGCGAGGGGAGCAGAAAAGGGGGGGGAAGCGAGTAGCGAGCGGCGAGAGCAATGTCGAACAGTCGTCCTCGACTGTTTTTGCGCGAAGGAAGTAGTTGGCGGGGCTAGGCAAATGTAG